A window of the Bdellovibrionales bacterium genome harbors these coding sequences:
- a CDS encoding M23 family metallopeptidase produces the protein MSTQNVLKLTLAFLALTIFGSCSTFDTPVSRSLETSSLSTPDFRADNKNLEDVKKIQFADKTDLFDWPVDDARLTRGFLPKKRRPHLGIDLAAKRGTPILAAQGGLVIYTGREFRGYGKMVLIESGKGWATLYAHMDKILVQEGQKISQGQMIGAMGRTGRATGVHLHFEIRKDRGPIDPLPLLPNGHKVAAYLKGRDLSRN, from the coding sequence ATGTCGACACAGAACGTCTTAAAACTCACACTGGCTTTTCTCGCGCTTACGATTTTCGGATCATGCTCGACTTTTGACACTCCTGTTTCTCGCTCACTCGAGACTTCTTCTTTGAGTACGCCTGATTTCCGAGCAGACAATAAAAACCTGGAAGACGTTAAAAAGATTCAATTTGCTGACAAAACAGATTTGTTTGATTGGCCTGTGGATGATGCTCGGTTAACTCGTGGATTCTTACCTAAAAAGCGCCGTCCTCATTTGGGAATCGACCTCGCAGCAAAGCGTGGGACTCCGATTCTTGCCGCTCAGGGCGGCTTAGTGATCTATACCGGCCGTGAGTTCCGTGGTTATGGCAAAATGGTTTTGATTGAATCTGGCAAAGGCTGGGCGACTCTTTACGCTCATATGGATAAAATTCTTGTTCAAGAAGGTCAGAAAATCTCTCAAGGTCAAATGATCGGAGCCATGGGCCGCACAGGTCGCGCCACGGGCGTTCATTTGCATTTTGAAATCCGCAAGGACCGTGGACCGATTGATCCATTGCCACTTTTGCCAAATGGACACAAAGTGGCGGCTTATCTCAAGGGCCGCGATCTCAGTCGTAACTGA
- a CDS encoding Crp/Fnr family transcriptional regulator produces the protein MSLRTLKKGETLYTEGEKITNVYLIQSGAINLCLTRNKKNTDMFQVGSTQILGEQVIIGQGTHTTSAIATTETKVLEIPADAFKAQYEAGQQMFKIIIKSLTERLKTATAEVKSNRMEKDAAPCPEDQVAKAFGVAFHTANHKGEKKEGRTIIDWGLFRQYSQRVFGESLKRLEGTVNLLVKLKLAMYEMGKDPDDPEGPEMIQKVHFFDLQAIENFFEFYQYYYFKGGKSEVLKIEDTVLNILGGLIACTEGQPLDRFGVVSVEFPKVVEHFKNELGMNFTPDTLTRLENKGLFTKRRTNSNNDVQLQFELKEFTGFFKNWRILREVDKWNEKGFVDPSEPEKKPVKKASSGPSCPSCSASVTTDQKFCGECGHKLEAKAA, from the coding sequence ATGTCGCTTAGAACTCTTAAAAAGGGCGAAACCCTCTATACTGAGGGTGAGAAAATTACCAACGTGTATCTTATCCAGTCCGGCGCAATTAACTTGTGCCTGACCCGCAATAAGAAAAACACAGATATGTTCCAAGTGGGTTCCACTCAGATTTTAGGCGAGCAAGTCATCATCGGCCAAGGTACTCACACGACCTCGGCGATTGCCACGACCGAAACCAAGGTTCTCGAAATCCCCGCTGACGCATTTAAAGCTCAATACGAAGCCGGTCAGCAGATGTTTAAGATTATCATCAAGAGTCTGACAGAGCGTCTTAAAACGGCGACGGCTGAGGTTAAATCCAATCGCATGGAAAAAGATGCGGCACCTTGTCCTGAAGACCAAGTCGCAAAAGCTTTTGGCGTCGCCTTTCACACCGCAAATCATAAAGGCGAAAAGAAAGAAGGCCGGACCATCATCGACTGGGGTCTTTTCCGCCAGTACTCTCAGCGCGTGTTTGGCGAATCTCTGAAGCGCCTTGAGGGCACCGTGAACCTTCTCGTAAAATTGAAATTGGCGATGTATGAAATGGGTAAAGATCCAGATGACCCTGAAGGTCCAGAGATGATCCAAAAGGTTCACTTCTTTGATCTTCAAGCCATTGAGAACTTTTTTGAGTTCTATCAGTACTACTATTTCAAAGGTGGCAAATCAGAAGTTCTTAAAATTGAAGACACCGTTTTAAACATCTTAGGAGGCCTTATTGCGTGCACTGAGGGCCAGCCGCTCGACCGCTTTGGCGTTGTCAGCGTTGAGTTCCCTAAGGTCGTTGAGCACTTTAAAAACGAACTCGGCATGAACTTTACTCCGGACACTCTCACTCGTCTGGAAAATAAAGGCCTCTTCACCAAACGCCGCACGAATTCCAATAACGACGTGCAGTTGCAGTTTGAGCTCAAAGAATTCACCGGTTTCTTTAAGAACTGGCGCATTCTCCGTGAAGTCGATAAGTGGAATGAAAAAGGTTTCGTGGATCCATCTGAACCAGAAAAGAAGCCCGTTAAGAAGGCCTCCAGCGGCCCGAGCTGCCCGTCTTGCAGCGCCAGCGTCACTACAGATCAAAAGTTCTGTGGCGAATGCGGTCACAAGCTCGAAGCCAAAGCGGCTTAA
- a CDS encoding DedA family protein, with protein sequence MLANIIDIFMHLDVHLAQLSAAYGTLIYVILFLIIFAETGLVVTPFLPGDSLLFAAGALASIESSGLSITTLWVLLVAAAILGDNTNYQIGRFLGPKVFNKEKSLFLNPKYLEQTQEFYRDHGGKTVLLARFMPIFRTFVPFVAGVGRMSFSKFFTFSVVGSLLWMTTFLGAGFYFGNLPSVKSNFHVVIFTVIGVSFLPMLITALRQRFNSRI encoded by the coding sequence ATGCTAGCAAACATTATTGATATCTTTATGCACTTGGATGTTCACTTGGCTCAGTTGTCCGCGGCTTATGGGACACTGATTTACGTGATTCTTTTCTTAATTATCTTTGCTGAAACGGGCCTCGTAGTGACACCGTTCTTACCGGGAGACTCTTTGTTGTTTGCGGCCGGAGCCCTGGCGAGCATCGAAAGTAGCGGTCTGAGCATCACAACTCTGTGGGTGTTGCTGGTGGCAGCGGCCATTCTCGGAGACAATACGAACTATCAGATCGGGCGCTTTTTGGGACCGAAGGTTTTTAACAAAGAAAAGTCGCTCTTTTTGAATCCAAAATACCTCGAACAAACCCAAGAGTTCTATCGTGACCACGGCGGAAAAACAGTGCTGCTGGCGCGTTTCATGCCGATCTTTAGAACCTTCGTGCCTTTCGTGGCGGGGGTTGGACGCATGAGTTTTAGTAAATTTTTTACCTTCAGCGTTGTAGGTTCTTTACTGTGGATGACCACTTTTTTGGGGGCCGGTTTCTATTTTGGCAACCTCCCAAGTGTCAAAAGTAACTTCCATGTAGTAATTTTTACCGTGATTGGTGTCTCTTTTCTACCAATGCTCATAACTGCGTTAAGACAGCGCTTTAATTCACGTATTTAG
- a CDS encoding patatin-like phospholipase family protein, translating to MSSKLNKGLVLSGGGARGAYQVGVLSAIADIAQSAGIKEAFNIYTGVSAGAINATFMAAGADDFVGTTKNLVNLWSRLESERVFYSDIGSIGKIGFNWVKSVSIGGMTSATPGQALLDTAPLHQLLKKELPFTKIQNNIDNGVLKALAITAMDYQASTAITFVQGEEGLPDWQKSRRRSEKTHIQSEHVMASSAIPLLFPPIGVDTRYFGDGCVRNTAPCSPSIYLGSQKILVIGVRRSTQTVYESLVMKNAKAPSIGRVLNVLLNSVMLDGVELDVERLGRINSLIDEIPPAVHSNLPYKKVDVVWVSPSADIGEIAAQKNMKLPHIIRYMLKGLGSIQETSEIVSYLLFDPSFCTQLIEIGYEDGMRQKEEIQKFLES from the coding sequence ATGAGTTCAAAACTAAATAAAGGTTTGGTTCTTTCCGGAGGCGGCGCCCGTGGCGCTTATCAAGTAGGGGTTCTTTCAGCGATCGCGGATATCGCTCAATCTGCCGGCATCAAAGAAGCCTTTAACATCTACACCGGAGTCAGCGCCGGCGCAATTAACGCCACATTCATGGCCGCCGGAGCCGATGACTTCGTCGGCACGACTAAAAACCTTGTGAATCTATGGAGCCGCCTTGAAAGCGAACGCGTTTTCTATTCTGACATTGGCTCCATCGGAAAAATTGGTTTTAACTGGGTAAAATCAGTCTCGATTGGCGGCATGACTTCAGCGACCCCGGGGCAAGCGCTGCTCGACACAGCTCCCCTGCATCAACTTCTCAAAAAAGAACTGCCGTTTACTAAAATCCAAAACAACATCGATAATGGCGTTTTAAAAGCTCTTGCGATTACGGCGATGGATTATCAGGCCTCAACGGCCATTACTTTCGTGCAAGGTGAAGAGGGACTGCCGGATTGGCAAAAAAGCCGCCGCCGCAGCGAAAAGACCCACATTCAATCCGAACATGTCATGGCCTCTTCAGCGATCCCACTGCTCTTCCCGCCTATTGGTGTGGACACACGTTACTTCGGTGACGGCTGCGTGAGAAACACGGCTCCTTGTAGTCCGAGTATTTATCTGGGTTCACAAAAAATTCTCGTGATCGGCGTGCGCCGCTCAACACAAACCGTGTATGAGTCTCTGGTGATGAAGAACGCAAAGGCCCCAAGCATCGGACGCGTCCTCAACGTGCTTTTAAATTCGGTAATGCTTGACGGGGTTGAGCTTGATGTCGAGAGACTCGGCAGAATCAACTCACTGATTGATGAAATCCCGCCGGCGGTTCACTCCAATTTGCCGTACAAGAAAGTCGACGTCGTTTGGGTTTCACCTTCGGCTGACATCGGTGAAATCGCTGCGCAAAAGAATATGAAACTGCCCCACATCATTCGCTACATGCTGAAGGGCTTAGGCAGTATTCAAGAAACGAGTGAGATCGTAAGTTATTTGCTATTTGATCCTTCTTTCTGCACTCAACTCATCGAGATCGGCTACGAAGATGGAATGAGACAAAAAGAAGAGATTCAAAAATTTCTGGAATCTTAG
- a CDS encoding ABC transporter substrate-binding protein, with protein MNTFLNVVTSTFLLASPSLSLATESTQKAPSVVRVGAVEFPPYIHIESGGKVTGLLETLLNFMNKEQSQYIFQAIPISAMRRHGDFKNGDYNLSFFDNIDWGWDKNTVDISNVYMRGKEVYIAKRKPDRTDSYFNDLSGKSMIGILGYHYGFANYNADPAFLRKKYNMQLSNSNEGSIKMILFDRGDIAVVSDIYLNSYLKKHPEDKAKLLISNKTDQQYSHTVIVRKNTHPTVQEINLLLNKFQQSKEFKEIISLNPNEAP; from the coding sequence ATGAATACTTTTTTGAATGTTGTCACCTCCACCTTCCTGCTCGCCAGCCCTTCGTTGAGTCTGGCCACCGAGAGCACTCAAAAAGCTCCCAGCGTGGTCCGCGTGGGTGCTGTAGAGTTCCCTCCTTACATTCATATCGAGTCCGGCGGCAAAGTCACAGGCTTGCTTGAAACGCTTTTAAACTTCATGAACAAGGAACAGAGCCAATACATCTTTCAAGCAATTCCAATTTCGGCGATGAGACGTCACGGCGACTTTAAAAATGGCGATTACAACTTAAGCTTCTTCGACAATATCGACTGGGGCTGGGACAAAAATACCGTTGATATTTCTAACGTCTATATGCGCGGGAAAGAAGTTTACATCGCAAAACGAAAGCCCGATCGCACGGATTCTTACTTTAATGACCTCTCCGGCAAATCCATGATCGGCATTCTGGGCTATCACTATGGTTTTGCCAATTACAATGCGGACCCGGCATTCCTTCGCAAGAAATACAATATGCAGCTTTCAAACAGCAACGAAGGCAGTATCAAGATGATTCTTTTCGATCGTGGCGACATCGCCGTGGTCTCTGATATATATTTGAATAGTTATTTAAAAAAACACCCGGAAGACAAGGCAAAGCTCTTGATTTCAAACAAGACTGATCAGCAGTACTCACACACAGTCATCGTCAGAAAAAATACCCACCCCACTGTTCAGGAGATCAATCTTCTCCTGAACAAGTTTCAACAATCTAAAGAATTTAAAGAGATTATCAGTCTCAATCCCAACGAAGCCCCTTAA
- a CDS encoding potassium transporter Kup, whose protein sequence is MQPSAHNKHSRNIWMLALGAIGVVFGDIGTSPLYALRECFAEEHAIPLIPDNIIGVLSLIFWTIIIAICFKYMAVVMKADNKGEGGILSLMALASSSETKEHPIRKIAIITLGLFGAALLYGDGVITPAISVLSAVEGLYYLTPAFEPYVIPLTIFILNAFFLMQRFGTGRIGVIFGPILLIWFTVLGVLGLHGITENPAVLEAVNPLHAVEFFMRHGVHGFVVLGSVVLVITGGEALYADMGHFGRQPIRLAWFLVALPALVLNYFGQGALLLTNPEAISNPFYMLAPKWALAPMVILATMATVIASQALVSGIFSLTRQAVQLGFCPRLSTVHTSSREIGQIYVPFVNWALFVGVIWLVLTFKSSSNLAAAYGIAVTGTMVITTLLAYEVAIRRWNWGFGRAILVFGLLFIFDMAFFGANIMKITHGGWVPLVMALVIYMLMVTWHKGRKILYARLKERSVSIEVFCQMILRTPPLRVTGTAIYMAGDPSGIPVPLLHNLKHNKVLHERVAILTIQTKDEPFVPKKERVVIQEIIPNLYRIIVYYGFMETPKMKHILEACRQRDIHFNVTETTFVLGRETILPSTIPGMSLWREKIFAIMSKNAQRPTAFFKIPPNQVIEVGIQVEI, encoded by the coding sequence ATGCAACCCTCGGCTCATAATAAACATTCTAGAAATATTTGGATGCTGGCTCTTGGCGCCATTGGCGTGGTGTTCGGAGATATCGGTACAAGCCCGTTGTACGCTCTTCGCGAATGCTTCGCTGAAGAACATGCCATTCCGTTAATTCCAGACAACATCATCGGCGTTCTGTCGTTGATTTTCTGGACGATTATTATCGCTATTTGCTTTAAGTACATGGCTGTGGTGATGAAAGCTGACAATAAAGGAGAGGGCGGAATTCTTTCGCTTATGGCCCTGGCGTCGAGCAGTGAAACTAAAGAACACCCCATCCGAAAAATTGCGATTATCACGCTCGGTCTTTTTGGTGCCGCTCTTCTGTATGGTGATGGTGTGATTACGCCGGCGATCTCGGTTCTTTCTGCGGTCGAAGGTTTGTATTACCTGACTCCGGCCTTTGAGCCTTATGTTATTCCGCTGACAATTTTTATTCTGAATGCGTTCTTTCTCATGCAGAGATTTGGTACCGGCAGAATCGGTGTGATCTTTGGCCCTATTTTGCTGATCTGGTTTACGGTTCTTGGCGTTTTAGGTTTGCATGGAATCACAGAAAATCCGGCGGTGCTTGAGGCTGTGAATCCTCTTCATGCGGTTGAATTCTTTATGCGCCATGGAGTTCACGGTTTTGTTGTTCTCGGTTCTGTCGTCCTTGTGATTACCGGTGGTGAGGCCCTTTACGCAGATATGGGTCACTTTGGCCGTCAGCCAATTCGTCTTGCGTGGTTTCTGGTGGCGTTACCGGCACTCGTGCTTAATTACTTTGGACAAGGGGCTTTGTTGCTCACAAATCCTGAAGCCATTTCAAATCCATTCTATATGCTGGCTCCGAAGTGGGCGCTGGCTCCGATGGTGATTCTTGCGACGATGGCAACTGTCATTGCTTCTCAAGCGTTGGTTTCGGGGATTTTCTCGCTCACTCGTCAGGCAGTGCAATTGGGTTTCTGTCCGCGTCTTTCAACGGTGCACACCTCAAGCCGCGAGATCGGTCAGATCTACGTGCCATTTGTGAATTGGGCTCTTTTTGTCGGCGTGATCTGGCTGGTATTAACATTTAAATCCTCGAGCAACTTGGCGGCGGCATACGGTATTGCGGTCACGGGGACGATGGTGATCACGACACTTCTTGCCTATGAAGTTGCAATTCGCCGTTGGAACTGGGGTTTTGGTCGGGCGATTTTAGTATTCGGACTTCTTTTCATTTTTGATATGGCATTCTTCGGCGCAAACATCATGAAGATCACTCATGGTGGCTGGGTGCCGCTTGTCATGGCGTTGGTCATTTATATGCTGATGGTGACATGGCATAAGGGACGTAAGATTTTGTATGCCCGTTTGAAAGAACGTTCGGTTTCCATCGAAGTGTTCTGTCAGATGATTCTTCGTACGCCACCTTTACGTGTAACAGGAACAGCCATTTACATGGCCGGGGATCCTTCCGGGATTCCGGTGCCTTTGTTGCACAATCTGAAACACAATAAAGTTCTGCACGAGCGTGTGGCGATCCTGACGATTCAAACGAAGGACGAGCCATTTGTGCCGAAGAAAGAACGCGTTGTTATTCAGGAAATCATTCCGAATCTCTACCGCATTATCGTTTATTACGGCTTCATGGAAACGCCGAAGATGAAACACATCCTCGAAGCCTGCCGTCAGCGTGATATTCACTTTAATGTGACAGAGACGACGTTTGTGCTGGGGCGTGAGACCATCTTGCCAAGTACGATCCCGGGCATGAGCTTATGGCGTGAAAAGATCTTTGCGATCATGTCGAAAAATGCCCAACGGCCAACGGCCTTCTTTAAGATCCCGCCGAATCAGGTGATCGAAGTGGGCATTCAGGTTGAAATCTAA
- a CDS encoding NAD(P)H-dependent oxidoreductase — MKYVISGTDRADSNTMKISKYIQALYKEAGEEVGLIDMREIRSELATGPHYGSNQPSGLQAEINKVVHSDGLIVVCPEYNGSMPGILKYYIDHMKFPDSFEFRPVAFVGLGGMFGGMRPVEHLQQVFGYRNAFIYPQRVFLMNVHKVMKDGALTDPMMQDLLKVQVLGFQKFCKALKDAKLDANSHLAQKAAK, encoded by the coding sequence ATGAAGTATGTGATTTCCGGAACTGATCGCGCGGACTCTAACACGATGAAAATTTCAAAGTACATCCAAGCCTTGTACAAAGAGGCGGGTGAAGAAGTCGGTTTGATCGATATGCGTGAAATCCGCAGCGAACTGGCAACAGGACCTCATTATGGTTCCAATCAGCCCAGCGGCTTGCAAGCTGAAATCAACAAGGTTGTTCATTCTGACGGTTTGATCGTGGTTTGCCCAGAGTACAATGGTTCGATGCCGGGCATTTTAAAATACTATATTGATCATATGAAGTTTCCTGACTCTTTTGAATTCCGTCCCGTGGCGTTCGTTGGACTTGGTGGAATGTTCGGCGGCATGAGACCCGTCGAACATCTGCAGCAGGTTTTCGGCTATAGAAATGCTTTTATCTATCCTCAACGCGTGTTCTTGATGAATGTGCATAAGGTAATGAAAGACGGCGCCCTCACGGATCCGATGATGCAGGATCTTTTGAAAGTTCAAGTCCTGGGTTTTCAAAAATTCTGTAAAGCGCTCAAAGATGCAAAACTCGATGCCAATAGCCATTTGGCGCAAAAAGCTGCAAAATAA
- a CDS encoding PilZ domain-containing protein — translation MDQKRWFLLLEGQVTGPYADQEIENRIDKAKEPLIWGRGQSEWLGPEKWRLAVKAILAQQALEQQNSRQWKMSVDGKELTPMNMEELIEHLKDYTDLSPVRVWTEGFDDWKEVFQVRKIMDELGISRRSHPRVPIMGSLKGTASVGDLNAKIISISEGGVGVNSAKGLQIGEQFHAVLSSPNLFVSINCNMEVVYVSADGYAGMRFLGLPSEARSAIIEYVKKFQQVATK, via the coding sequence TTGGATCAAAAAAGATGGTTTTTGCTACTAGAAGGACAGGTTACTGGGCCTTACGCGGATCAAGAGATTGAAAATCGCATTGACAAGGCCAAGGAGCCTCTCATTTGGGGGCGTGGGCAGTCGGAATGGCTCGGGCCCGAGAAGTGGCGCTTGGCAGTGAAAGCGATTCTTGCGCAACAAGCTCTTGAGCAACAAAACTCCCGTCAATGGAAGATGAGCGTCGATGGCAAAGAGCTCACGCCGATGAACATGGAAGAGCTCATTGAACACCTCAAAGACTATACAGATCTCTCGCCAGTGCGGGTATGGACGGAAGGCTTTGACGACTGGAAAGAGGTCTTTCAGGTCCGCAAAATCATGGATGAGCTCGGCATTAGCCGCCGCAGTCACCCCCGTGTTCCGATCATGGGAAGCCTTAAAGGCACTGCAAGTGTCGGCGATCTCAATGCAAAAATCATTTCGATCAGCGAAGGGGGCGTCGGCGTGAATAGCGCCAAAGGACTGCAGATCGGCGAACAGTTCCATGCGGTTCTTTCAAGCCCCAATCTTTTTGTGAGCATCAATTGCAATATGGAAGTGGTTTACGTGAGTGCCGATGGCTATGCCGGCATGCGCTTTTTAGGACTGCCAAGCGAAGCCCGCTCCGCGATCATTGAGTACGTGAAAAAGTTCCAGCAAGTCGCAACTAAATAG
- a CDS encoding TIGR01212 family radical SAM protein (This family includes YhcC from E. coli K-12, an uncharacterized radical SAM protein.), with protein sequence MERGWNGLPYNTIAEHYSKRFGEKVYKIPVSVVDDCPNRRGLKGMQTCVFCDVWGSAARSESLTMELRAQIDKYHAHISKKYKAKSFLVYFQAYTNTFTKLTGLRANFETALSYDYVKGFVVGTRPDCLSKGVLDLWQEFHQKSFVAVELGVQSFFNDQLEFMRRGHTAEASIEAVHKIADSTDVDLGIHLIFGNPGETDEQIIQTAEIVNKLPITNVKLHNLHVLKNTPLEEMHARGEFTPIERDVYSNRVKLFLQHLAPHIALHRLAAYSSRWDELIAPQWTTDKMGTHQYIIDSLRKDQAHQSQLFVATDPETQTLIEQLREKSLPDSREH encoded by the coding sequence ATGGAAAGAGGCTGGAACGGCTTACCGTATAACACAATTGCTGAGCACTATTCAAAGCGCTTTGGGGAAAAGGTCTACAAGATCCCCGTGAGCGTCGTGGATGACTGCCCAAACCGTCGCGGCTTGAAGGGTATGCAGACCTGCGTGTTTTGCGATGTGTGGGGCTCAGCAGCCCGTTCTGAGTCTTTAACCATGGAACTCCGAGCGCAGATCGACAAGTATCACGCACATATTTCTAAGAAGTATAAAGCCAAAAGCTTCCTCGTCTATTTCCAGGCCTATACCAATACTTTCACCAAGCTCACGGGCCTGCGAGCGAATTTTGAAACCGCGCTGTCTTATGACTATGTGAAAGGCTTTGTCGTCGGCACACGCCCAGATTGCCTTTCTAAAGGGGTTTTGGATCTTTGGCAGGAATTCCATCAGAAATCTTTTGTCGCCGTCGAATTGGGCGTTCAGAGCTTCTTTAACGATCAACTGGAGTTCATGCGCCGGGGGCACACTGCGGAAGCTTCGATTGAAGCCGTTCATAAGATTGCAGATAGCACAGACGTGGATCTGGGAATTCATCTGATTTTTGGAAATCCCGGCGAAACAGACGAACAAATCATTCAGACGGCCGAGATTGTGAATAAGCTTCCAATCACGAATGTGAAACTTCATAACCTGCACGTTTTGAAAAACACGCCCCTTGAGGAAATGCACGCCCGCGGCGAGTTCACGCCGATCGAAAGAGATGTGTATTCGAACCGTGTGAAACTGTTTTTACAGCATTTAGCTCCGCACATCGCCCTTCATAGGCTTGCAGCCTATTCTTCGCGCTGGGATGAACTCATCGCTCCTCAGTGGACAACGGATAAAATGGGCACGCACCAATACATTATCGATAGTTTGCGCAAAGATCAGGCACATCAAAGTCAGTTGTTCGTTGCCACAGATCCCGAAACCCAGACCTTGATCGAGCAGCTCCGCGAAAAAAGTTTACCGGATTCACGGGAACACTAG